Below is a window of Conger conger chromosome 16, fConCon1.1, whole genome shotgun sequence DNA.
gagtagaagagtgagagagcgtgaAACACcgaaagaggaggagaaagacaTCGAgaagcagagaggaggaggaggaggaggaggaggaggaggaggaggagggggggggggttggatgtACAGAATGTTTTACGgtccccacaccccccctcgccccccctgGACGGCGTTCCCAGGGTCTTTCTCATGCTAAACAGTGGAGGCACAGCCAGTGGGGCGGGTGCTACTAAAAGTCAGGCTGGGCCTGGATTAATGGGCCGCGGGCACGGCTGTTAAAGCTACAAAACCGCCAACTccgctgcaaacaaattaaaggATCCGCTGGCACAAAGGGACACGGCCGGGGAGAAAGGGCTCGTACCGTTCCCCAAATCATCTGGGAATCGAAgcatccattttgtgtcagTCCTTCACTACAGAATGAATCATTTCATAATGATATATGGACATACATATACTTCTCCAAACTGTTaagtatatgtatgtacattttGGAAGGCTTTTTGGGACAGGGAAGGACTTGTGTACTTCCAGCAGTTAAGAGTGGCAGTTAGGCTACCCTTCACTTAAGAACTCAATTTCACCTGCAGCCCCAGGTGAGGCAACCTGGAAATGTAGATTCTACACTATTATTCATCATTCAATTAATCAATTGAGGTGCACGGAGCCAACCCTGCATAGGACAGTAGAAGTACACTCATTAAGCAcgttattagctatttattacttattttttttactttattggtTAAACTTTTTttagcctatctacttaagaGGTCTGATGTGTTGTCTGctgagagatgctcttctgcatgccagtGTTGTGATGcgtagttatttgtgttactgtcaccttcctgtcagctttgaccagtctggcccttcttctctaacctctctcatgaacaacgtgtttttgcccgcagaactgctgctcactggatgattctctgcaaacttgagagactgctgtgcgtgatcagctgtttctgagacactcaaaccatccACAATCATCCCACGGTGAAGTCACTTacgtcacatttcttcctcattctgattcGGTGAGGGCAGCAGGATGGCAACAGCGATTGTggatggaggagggggtgttgtgggtgtttggggggggctggtgttgagctggtgttgtgggtgttgtgggtgtttggggggggctggtgttgagctggtgttgtgggtgtttgggggggggggggggctggtgttgagctggtgttgtgggtgtttggggggggggaaggtgtTGAGCTGGTGTtgtgggtgtttggggggggggggctggtgttgagctggtgttgtgggtgtttgggggggggggctggtgttgagctggtgttgtgggtgtttggggggggctggtgttgagctggtgttgtgggtgtttggggggggtggtgggctGGTGTTGAGCTGGTGTtgtgggtgtttgggggggtgttgagctggtgttgtgggtgtttggggggggctggtgttgagctggtgttgtgggtgtttgggggggggctggtgttgagctggtgttgtgggtgtttgggggggtggtgggcTGGTGTTGAGCTGGTGTtgtgggtgtttggggggggggtcttgaggtggtgttgtgggtgtttggggggggtggtgggctGGTGTTGAGCTGGTGTtgtgggtgtttgggggggggtgtacgCGTCGGTTGGAGGTGCATTCCTGGGTTGATTTAGCAGCCTCTAAGATGGGGAGGAATGTGTCAGAGTCTCAGCTTTAGACTACACAGGGCAAACGCTCAAAGGCATCTGGAGTCTGGACTCTGAATAGTGCCCAGCCTGACGGGGATACAACCTGAAttctgggagggagagagacagaaagagaggaagagagggtgatcaagagggaggggggggagagagagggagagagagtaagagagggagaggaggaagagagggagaggaagagggagagagatcaagagggagagagggagagagagaaagagggggagaggaagaaagggagagggagatcaagagggagagagagagagagacaaagaggagggggagagagagcacagagacgAACATAGACAGAACAATAAAGACAAAGTACCAGCAGAACTGTGATGCACCCGTTTTATTTACTTTGGGAATGGGACAGTaatcagtgcatgtgtgtgtgtgtgtgtgtgtgtgtgtgtgtgtgtgcatgtgtgactgaCAGATATaatatgtacgtgtgtgaatgcacctgtgtgtgtctgacagatatagtgtgtgtgtgcgtgcgtgtgtgtgtgtgtgggtgcgtgtgagtgtgtgaatgcgtgtgtgtactcaACTAATCAACTTATAACACCATTGAGCCTTTGGAAAACAATAAGGGCGGACAGACAGCCCATTAGAAACAGCAGGATACATAACATTTCATAAGAGAACACatttcagaagaaaacaaaaacacctcAAAACCTACCTACCTAACCCCCAGTGAAATCTACCGTCTCGCCACAACGCAAACCCCGACAGCCGGTCAGATCGACCGCTCGTCTGAAACGTAGAGTTAAACCCTGTAAAATTCTTCAAAAATGTTACAAACCCTTAACCCCTCGAACCGGTGGTCACCGCACAGTCACCAAGCTTTTTAGATTAAGCGAAACAACCGAGGATTAAGTATTATCTCCACCTCTAGTCTCCAGTGGCAAAGGGCTTGCACTGGGGTGTGGGTTTTGCATTGAACAGAAATGGCACACAAATCGACCCGTAAACCCAAACCCCAGAGCGAGAAAAGGCCAACTACAGTCTGCACTCAAGAGACAGGAAGTCCTTACGACTCCACTTCCTCCCGGTACGAAAGGGACCCACTCTCATTTCATACGTACGTACAGTGCGACCAAAACTCCTGGCAATTTCAAATTCATAAATATATCTATCAATATGCATGTGCATACTGGACTACAGTACATAATGCATGTAGTGTTTGTACAATTGTACcgtgtacacatatacacacataatgCATATACAGAAATATAGCATAGACTATACACATGTATatctgtatataaataatcctCAACTCTTTCAAGTCTTTTTGGAAAtatatttcttcatttgtttatttcttcgtttttttaaagtaaagctACGTGACAGCACAGGTCAAGCCGGAGTGCACAAgattaaaacataataaaataacgAGCAAATGATATAAAAAAGGCAGGCAGCCAagcccctccccaccacccctccccgccccgccccgccccgccccgccctatCCCCCCTGgcctccactcctcctctccgccGGTCCCCCTCCGCGCCCCACGGAGGCGGTCACACGGTCAGGGAGATGAAGCTGTTGTATCTCTGGATGTTCCTCTTCAGGATCTCGGAGCAGGGGCCCAGGACGCGCTCGAAGCGCGGCCGGTCCAGCTTCACGCACTTCAGCGGCCCGCGGGCGACCACCGTGGCCGCGCGCGGCCTGTTGAGCAGCAGCGCTATCTCACCTGcggcgggggagaggggcatCGTGGGTAAACCCGCCTCGTTCGCATCGGGCGCTTTTCACCGCCCTCCTCCTTCCCTAGCGTCGTTTCCTAGCTCCTAGCTCCTAGCTCCGCCCATCGGGGGAAGGCAGCGAGACAAGGAGGCGAAGAGCAAGGAATCGAGAAAACCTGAAAGGGGCGAAACGGAACGTCcccgctccttcaaacgtccgTTTGGCgcccacgtcagttacagacgcgNNNNNNNNNNNNNNNNNNNNNNNNNNNNNNNNNNNNNNNNNNNNNNNNNNNNNNNNNNNNNNNNNNNNNNNNNNNNNNNNNNNNNNNNNNNNNNNNNNNNNNNNNNNNNNNNNNNNNNNNNNNNNNNNNNNNNNNNNNNNNNNNNNNNNNNNNNNNNNNNNNNNNNNNNNNNNNNNNNNNNNNNNNNNNNNNNNNNNNNNGCACGTACGAGTCCACCTGCGGTTCTCCCGGATGAGGCGTGACTGCCTCGGGTTTATCACTCGACACTAACGCAGGTACGCCGTGTACTCTGCTGTCCTGGCTGGGCAGGCAGCTCTGTGTCCCGGCCTGCTCTCCAGGCTTCACAATGGGTACAAATCCAGTGACGTACTGTGGCACGACACAGTGCTctgaattaaatataaattacagggGCGTGAACCAGGAGAGTGAATCAGTCGTGTCTATAATTTCTGGGAAgttatgtgtgagagagtgtaaaTTACAGGGGCGTGAACCAGGAGAGTGAATCAGTCGTATCTATAATTTCTGGGTTGTTTTGTGTGAGAGTGGCAGGCTACACACTGCatccaccaatcaccatcagGGATGCTACAAGATGTTACCTTTCACCAATAACCTCAGTGATTGGTAGAGCCCCTCTCTGGCCAGAGTCTCATTGCAATTTTATTATCCCCGGTTGTACACTTATGTTCCATTGGATGGCAGACATATTCTCCAACACAACCCACCAATCAACTCACCACTTGCCCACACCGATCAATAgaatctctctcttccctcacATCTTCCATAAATAGAATTGAGCTACCCTGCCGGCTGCCAATAGAAGGCAGGCCCACTCCGACCTCAAAGGAAACAAACCAGCAGGATCGCCAGCTCTGGATCTGTGGGAAGCCGAGGTTGCGAAGAGGGAAAGACGGACGGAGGCCGCGGAGGGGTCGGGTGACCTCGCCCCAAAATGAGCGCTTAGGGGTGTCAATCCGCGCGGAGGAAACGGGCAGTGGAGCCGAAAGGTGATTGGTTCAGGCAGGGAACATGCTGAACCGCATGACACCATTCAGGAGCAGCGCCCCGGGTCACTCCAATTAAAACGCCGGGTAATTCACCCCTAAGCGCACGTTCATTACGGCGTTAATTAAGCCCCGCTTCTCGTTAATCACGTTCTAACGAGCGAGGGCGCACCGGCACAGTTAATGATCCGTTCACATTCAACATTTCTCCTTAACGTCGACtgtcaattaaaaaaaggattttcaGAAACACAGATCGGGCAGCGATCCATAAAACTAACCAACAAAACCTGagacagtggaaaaaaaagtgtaaCCCGTCCGTGTACATTTTGTACAGTTGGTAAAAGTCAAGGAAAAACTTTTAACGTCCCAACTGACCATTCGGTGAGCTCCACCTTACTCCCAATTTAACAACATGACAGATGATGGGCTGGCCAACCACCATCGATAATGAGCTACAAAGACATCCAAtactctttttttcttcctctcttttGTGCGTAAAACTCATCCGCTATTGGGTAACATTTATTCCATTCATTTGTAAACTTGGGTGCATGTCTGTCATTtcagtattattattgaatCTGTTCAACTTTGTCTTTGGACTATatgatgcagtgggtagcactgccgccagttggtagcaaggaggtcctgggttcgaatccccctctctgtgtggagtttgcatgttctccccgtgtctgcgtgggtttcctccgggtactttggtttcctcccacagtccaaagacatgcaggttaggttgattggagagtctaaattgcccataggtatgagtgtgtgtgtgaatggggtgtgcgccctgtgatggactggcgacccgtccagggtggatggacaaccacgatctaaagctcaacccaggtaagattgaaatgatattcatccctgccattacctctccccatcgggacctctccatttcccaaggggataccacactatgccaggaacctcggcgtggtgatggacagaagactgtccctctccgagaacattgtggtggtgacccggtcatgcaggttcttcctatacaacatactgagaatccgcccctttctcaccccctactcaacccagctcctggtccaagcgatggtcctgtcccgcctggactagtgcaattccctcttggctggcctcccagcgtccgccatcagacctctccaacttatccagaatgcagcagctcgtctggtcttcaaccttccgaaatactcacgtcacccccctgctaacttccctccactggctgcctgtcatggctcgcatcaaattcaaaacattggcgCTAgtcttccaagcagttaaggggtcttccccagcttacctacaaaaaaatcatcagaccctacacccctgccagacctcttcgttcagcctccacaggccacttggcacctccccctctccgaacttccacctcacgctcacgactactgtctgttctggctccacagtggtgaaacaaactccccgttgaggtcagaactgtagaatctcttcccaccttcaagcgcaagctgaagacgcacctcttcaagcagcacctctccccgtccctccctacctccctgtgaaccttaaatgttgtctttctgtgaattacttttttgtgtctcagtatttttagtttggctaggtaagcagtgtttggctagttaaggggtttggtcatacttttgctttgtttgtttgtttgtttaaaaaagacccctctagggtctttcagcgcacttacccctggttatgggtatgcactttgttgtacgtcgctctggataagagcgtctggccaaatgccattaatgtaatgtaatgtattcctgcttttcacCCAATgtctgctgggataggctccagcccccctgcgaccctgttcaggataacattacacattaatggcatttggcagaagctcttatccagagcgacgtacagttgattagactaagcaggagacaatcctcccctggagcaacgcagggttaagggccttgctcaagggcccaatggctgtgcggatcttatcgtggctacaccgggattagaaccggtgaccttgcaggtcccagtcattcaccttcaCCGCTACGCGACAGgctaagcgggttaggataatggatggatggatggatggatggagttgaTTGAGGACAGGCGTATTGCGATGCGCGCGGTCGCTCCACCCACCTTCCTGACGTAGCTGACGGCGTCCTCCTCCGTGTAGACCTCGGCGCTGACCCCCCCGCGCCGACGCCGGGCCTTCACCACGGGGTTGGGGGGCGGCGGGGACACCTCGTCATCGTGAGAGTCCGACTGGGAGTTGGACTTCTGGCGGGCCAGAATCTGTTTGCATTCTtcctgtagggggggggggaaggaagagGCCATTACACCAGAGACCTCCAATGGTCACTACTGGGGAGGTTACTGCACCCGTTTGTGCTACTTTTCCCCCAACATGGAggtaagacttttttttttttcccctctattTTACACCCAGTACTTTTCTCTgttaatttctgtgtttttttttttttttttatatataccattcattaaaaaaaaaaaaaaaccttaaggAACAGCTGTTAGGCAGGAAAAGCTCTGATCCTCTCAAGCCCCAAAAGACTGGTGTTGAGGCAGAGGCTGGTGCACGTGAGGCAGAGGCTGGTGCACGTGAGGCTGAAACTAATGCACATCGGGCTGAGGCTCGTGCACGTGTCGATATGTATATGGGGTGACATTGtgtcaggcagtaagagcagtcgcctggcagtgggagggttgctcgatcccaccctgggtgtgtcgacgtatccctgagcaagacaccaaaccccaaaatgctcccgacgagctggttggtgccttgcatggcagccaatcgcagttgccgtgtgaatgtgtgcatgaatgggtgaacgagaagcaccAATTACGGCACTTTGGAtcaaggcgctatataaatgccaaccatttaccatttaccattacatgAACACTGGTGTTCAGTAGCATGCTTTATTCATTCAGCCAGCTCCATCAGAACAGATGGAAGGTCCTGCTGGACCCCAATGAGATTTCCGCGGCCTTGCTCAGAAGCAGTCCTGACACGTCAGGTCTTACGCCAGGATGGCCAGACCCTTCATCCACGGGAGCCTTCTAGGCTCACGCAGAGCATGAGGCCTGGTACAACAGCCTATCTGACAAAATGTGCTTTCAGAGGATAAgctaatccctctaaacatgaaaagcatgcaattaagaaaaattaccagcttgttaaaatacTTGGAATGCAGTTGTGGCTGCAACGAAATCCAGCGTATACACAGGGGTAACTCCGGGACCCAGTCTGTGAACCACTGCTCTAACCAATCAAAGGCCGGCAGTGTCCCGCGCAGTACGGATCCACAACCGCTGCCTCCCGACATTAGGAACGAGCCTTTCGAGGTAAACAGACAAGTGTGCGTCAACAAATTTCCGACTTGACACCTCGACTGACATCTAGAAGTACCTTGAAATGAAAAGGGTACTCTGACGTCACGATTCGGGCGGGGAAGCAGAAAGCAATTTTTCACTCTTTCTACGGCAGCGGAACACTTTCGACCACACTTTTCTCTATGTCaaaatgacattattttatAAACGTTGAATGTTAAATGTCAAATGTTATACTTCACTATAATGTAGGCatcaaaacacattaaaaaaaattaaaaaattaaaaaacctgTCTGGAATGTGATTGCCATTTAAAGGCCCTGTGGAGAAAACCCCTCCTCCATCTGTCAGGTAAGGACCAAACATCGCTGTGGTTACGACGGAATTTAATTAGCCCAGTTCGATTCACGGCTGGTCAGGGTTACCTTAGCCATAAatgattcagagagagagagaaagcgagagagagagagagagagagacgcacggCCTATAAAACGCACAGGCTACACCAGGAACGAGGCGGCAATGGAAAAGTCGACGACACTCCAccgaaaaataataataagtcgaCGGCACTCCAAGAAAaataacagtttgaaaagagCCGCATCAATTACTCCTCTTAACTGACGTAAAGGGTTACCGTAGAGACGTAAAACCAGTGGATGTAATGTTAAACGGTGGTCTGGAGAGGGGAGCCACTGCATGTAAACATGTGGCAGACCGCAGCAAAGCACAGTAGGGGAGATGGCAGCACGCGCCTGAGGCTGGCGGCtctttgagccaaaatggccgtcGGACAGACCTCAGCAGCTGCATCTGTTAATCGCACTTGGGTTCCTCCCAATGCCAATGCTGCTGCTGCATAATTTGTCAATGATTATGAGACGGCATAACACAGAGGCAGGACTGCAGTcctacagatgtgtgtgtgtctgtgtgaataagagtgtgtgcgtatgtatgtatgcattacGGTGTGTGCAtgggtcagagtgtgtgtgtgtgtgtgtgtgtgtgtgtgtgtgtgtgtgtgtgtgtgtgtgtggaataagagtgtgtgtatgtatgtatgtatgtatgtctgtgtgcatgggtaagagtgtgtgtgtatttatgtataaaagtatgcgtgtgtgtgtgtgtgtgcgtgtgtgtatgtggaataagggtgtgtgtgtgtatttatatataggagtgtgtgtgtgtgtgtgtgtaataagggtgtgcgtgtatgtgtgcataacAGTGTGTGCCTGGGTAagagtatgtttgtttgtgtgtgtgtgtgtgtgtgtgtgtgtgtggaataagggtgtgtgtgtgtgtgtgagtatggatTTGTACAGACGCAGGGAGGTGCAGGGAACCTCAGTTTATGAAGCTCCCCTGCACCCAACGCTCACACGCCTGGCTTCTCTCTGACCCACTGGATCCACCACTACTTTACACTGTAGGCAGCCAATGGGGATCAGCGTTATTTCTCAAACTGCCTTATCTGTATGGTCTTTCCCTTTCCCTCGGAGGTATCAATACATTTCAGCCATttctggtacacacacacacacacacacacaaacacacacatacacacacatacacacacggacagattCACGTGTGcactcatgcacaaacacagacacgtatgcacacactcacacaacattaTGCAGCTAAACACTATACTACTGGGGACAAAACCCAGAGGGACCAACATCAGCACTCTGACCTGCTTCGCTGCAGAGAGAGcgggaaggaaagagagaaagagagggggagcaaAATAGGGATAGAGggtgaaagagggggagagggagaaagggagtgaCAAACAGAACGAGATGAAAAcatgagagagggaaggaaggaagcAGGAAATGAGaaggagaaagtgagaaaggAAAAGGAGGATGGAGAAGaggcatcatcatcatttttaaCATGACAGATAAAACAACTGAATGAACATAAACACAGAAAAGCACACAATTAACCATACATAAACAAAGGaaagcacatacacacttaaCCTTACGCAAACAAAGAAAAGCACCCAATTAAccgtacataaacacacaagagCACAAACATaagcatacataaacacacaaaaagcacACAATTAaccacacaaaagcacacaattaaccacacataaacacgcgAAAGCACACAATTAACTATGCGTAAACACACAAAAGTACACAATTAAccgcacaaacacaaaagcacacatttaaccacatagaaacacacaaaagaacacacagaaccacacaaacaaagaaaGCACATAATCTCATTGACAGAAAGACCGCAGTGATCGCTAAGCAGCATGAGGAGTGTGAgccaacacactgcagtgtcaCGAAAACTGCatctcagacacacaaacacaagcactcacgcacacacgcacaaacttcagcacctccaacacacacacacgcacacacacacacacacacacacacacacacacacacacacacacacacacaaaatctcaCTCTCAGCCTCAATCGACAGCCCCACCCCCCTTACTGTGCGAGCTAACCTGCTATGTTAACGTTCCCAAAGTACAAAACATTAGAGAGAAGACGTataaatccacacacacacacacacacacacacacacacacgcgcgcacacacacacacacacaaacccacctgCTGTTGAATTAGCATCGGCAGTAAGCGCAGTGACTGCAGAACAGAGCCCGGCAGAGAACAGACTGGCACAGAACCGCAGCGCAACGCGACACGCTAACCGCGACACGCTAACCCgcgtcccctctctctcccgccgtACCCGCACACGTCATCGCCCCCCGTCGCCGTCCTCACCGCCATGGCCGCCGGGGCCTCTCCGGAAGCCGCCGGTAGGTACCGCGCCGGGAGGGGGGCCCCGGGGGTCGCTCATGTgtggggggcgcggggggggggcagcgtcACGGACCGTCCCGCCATCGCCGAGCCCCGAGCGCCCCAGCCTACCGCaccactgactgtgtgtgtgtgtgcgtgtgtgtgtgtgagtgtgtgagtgtgtgtgtgtgtgtgtgtgtgcgtgcgtgcgtgagtgtgtgtgtgtgtgcgtgcgtgcgtgcgtgcgtgcgtgcgtgcgtgcgtgcgtgcgtgcgtgcgtgcgtgcgtgcgagtgtgtgcgcgtcagcgcgtgtgagcgtgtgtgtgtgtgcgcgtgtgtctgtgtgactgtgtgtatctgtgtgtgtccctctgtcagtgtgtgtgtgtgtgtgtgtctggaacAAAGCGTGTTGATAGCTGATATACTACGACACTTAAACCAGCAATGATTAGGATAAGCtcccctctgtttctctgctccgccactgcctctctccctcgctctctcttgctcactcctgctctccccctccctctccatctctctgtccctcgCCCTCCcagccctacacacacacacacacacacacacacacacacacgagtactCACGCACTGACTCCTTTCCCCAGTCGCCATGACAACAGGGCATCTCTGCATTTCTGCGTGAGCCAGGAAGTGTATACGACAGCAGATACGCACAGGCACGTGCACGTGcacacccacatgaacacatacacacacacacgaacacacatacacactctcacacatcaatacacacacacacacacactctcacacatcaatatacacacacacacacacacacacacacagacatccactCCCATTaatacgcatacatacacacacatcaatagacacagacacgcactcatataaacacacacgcacattaatacacatacacacacacacccctgcatgTGCActcaattcatacacacacacgcactcactcactcacatgatacacacacacacacacacacacacagattaacaGATTTCGCTTTCATGTGAGACCTACCCTCCACTCCCACAAAGTCATCCCTGAAGGCCAATGACAAAGGGGCTCAGTGTCAGGCTCAatgttgaacacacacactcacacacacacacacacacacacacacacactctctcatactctcatacacacacacactctcacacacacactctctcatactctcatacacacacacacacacacacacacacacacacactctctcatactctcatacacacacacactctcacacacacactctctcatactctcatacacacacacacacacacatgcacacacacactctctcatacaaacacacacacacacactctctctctcacacacacacacacacacacacacatgcacacacacacacacacacactctctcatactctcatacacacacacactctctcatactctcatacacacacacactctcacacacactctctcatacaaacacacactctctcatactctcatacacacactctcacacacacactctctcatactctcatacacacacgctctctcatactctgatacacacacacacacactctcacacacacacacatgcacacacacactctctcatacaaacacacacacacactctctcacacacacacacacacatacacacatacaggtgcgCGCGCAATCACAA
It encodes the following:
- the LOC133114074 gene encoding cAMP-dependent protein kinase type I-beta regulatory subunit-like, whose translation is MATSSSNLEEDESLKGCEVFVQKHNIQQILKECIVNLCIAKPERPMKFLREHFEKLEKEECKQILARQKSNSQSDSHDDEVSPPPPNPVVKARRRRGGVSAEVYTEEDAVSYVRKYVTGFVPIVKPGEQAGTQSCLPSQDSRVHGVPALVSSEIALLLNRPRAATVVARGPLKCVKLDRPRFERVLGPCSEILKRNIQRYNSFISLTV